ATAAGAGATTAGGGAAGGCCCCTAGTAACCGATGATTTAGGCATAGGTTACAAACCACCTTAAGCTGCATGGGTAAAGAGTCCATGTGGTGAGCGTTAAGGAAAAGGTATAGCAAGACTATATCAGGTGAGAGTTAAGGAGACGAATGCAAATGAACCACTGATGACGTGTCGAAAGAGTAGGGATGATGTCAAAACTGGGGGGCCGTCGTTAACCCAGGACAAATCTAAGGGAAACCTAATATTAACTGCTTAGATGGCATCCGGCATATAGGTGGCGTGAACTTAACTACAGGCTCTTATATGGAACGTGGGAACCTGTCGCCTTGATGAAAAGGGAGAAGTTCAAATGGAAGCCCCATAAGAACCAGAGTACCGATGCAAGGAACAGGGGCGGAATAGCCCGTAGTAGTGAAGAAGCCTTTGTAATAAAGGTGGAGCGAAGGGGACTATATTGTTTAGCTTAAGATTAATCGAACAACTGGAAACAGGAGGAATCGATGAATACAGCAAAGTCCTATTGTATTTCAAAATCCATTGTATGGGAAGCATACAAGAGAGTAAAAGCTAACAAAGGAGCAGCAGGTGTTGACGAAGAGTCTATAGAAGAATTCGAAAAGAATCTTAAAGACAATCTGTATAAACTTTGGAATCGCCTATCGTCGGGGAGCTACTTTCCGCCCCCCGTAAAGATAGTTGCCATACCAAAAAGTGATGGAAAGCTGAGAAAGCTGGGAATACCCACAGTATCAGACAGAATCGCACAGATGGTCGTTAAGCTGTATCTAGAGCCAGAGATTGACCCACATTTTCATCCTGATTCTTATGGATACAGACCTGGAAAATCAGCGTTAGAAGCCGTAGGAGTTGCTAGACAGAGATGTTGGCGCAACGACTATGTGATTGACCTTGATATTAAAGGATTTTTCGATAATTTAGACCACGAGCTCGTCATGAGAGCCGTCAAGAAACACACCGAAAGCCAATGGATTCTTCTGTATATAGAACGCTGGCTAAAAGCGCCAGAGCAAGATGCAGACGGAAAACTTATAAAAAGAGATAGAGGGACTCCACAAGGGGGCGTAATCAGCCCTTTACTAGCCAATCTATTTCTCCATTATGCCTTAGACGAATGGATGAGGAAATTCTATCCAGGTAATCCATTCGAGCGTTATGCTGATGATCTAGTGGTTCACTGTCAAACGGAAGCGGAAGCCAATGAAATAAAGAAAGCTATTGCAGAACGCTTAGCTCAATGCAAACTGGAGTTGCATCCTGTAAAGACAAAAATCGTCTACTGCAAAGATGATCAACGAAGAAAAAGATACCTAAACGAGAAATTTGATTTTCTGGGATATACTTTTAGAGCCAGAAGATCAAAGAATCGGTATGGAAAGCACTTCATCAACTTTAGTCCCGCAGTAAGCAATAAAGCAAAGAAAGCAATAACGAGTACGATGAGAAGTTGGAAAATGCATCT
This Neochlamydia sp. AcF84 DNA region includes the following protein-coding sequences:
- the ltrA gene encoding group II intron reverse transcriptase/maturase; translated protein: MNTAKSYCISKSIVWEAYKRVKANKGAAGVDEESIEEFEKNLKDNLYKLWNRLSSGSYFPPPVKIVAIPKSDGKLRKLGIPTVSDRIAQMVVKLYLEPEIDPHFHPDSYGYRPGKSALEAVGVARQRCWRNDYVIDLDIKGFFDNLDHELVMRAVKKHTESQWILLYIERWLKAPEQDADGKLIKRDRGTPQGGVISPLLANLFLHYALDEWMRKFYPGNPFERYADDLVVHCQTEAEANEIKKAIAERLAQCKLELHPVKTKIVYCKDDQRRKRYLNEKFDFLGYTFRARRSKNRYGKHFINFSPAVSNKAKKAITSTMRSWKMHLSSDKKIVDLSRMFNPMIRGWINYYGKYYKSELYQIFNVANRTLARWAERKYKRLRGHSRRAMHWLGGIAKREPQLFAHWKMGALPATRQ